The sequence below is a genomic window from Campylobacter concisus.
AAAAAGGCTAGTAAAATTTAACGAAGATAAGCGGATAGATTTTTATTTCAAATCAAGCTTTGACAAGGCAAATCGCACGAGTATAAGCTCGTTTCGCGGGCCCGGACTTGAAAAAGGGTGCGAAATTTTAGCTAAGGTAAAAAAAGAATTCGGTTTTAAAATTTTGACCGATATTCACGAGAGCTATCAGGCTAGTCCTGTAGGCGAGGTCGCGGACGTGCTGCAAATACCTGCATTTTTATGCCGCCAGACCGATCTACTCGTGGCTGCGGCTAAGACAAAAGCCGTGGTAAATATCAAAAAAGGGCAGTTTTTGGCAGCGTCTGCGATGAAACACTCGGTTAAAAAAGTGCTAGAAACGCGCGGCGTGAGCGGCGACGGATACGAGGTCGCCAAACAAAACGGCGTGTGGCTAACCGAGCGAGGCAGTACCTTTGGCTACGGGAATTTAGTCGTAGATATGCGAAATTTGGTGCTGATGAGGGAGTTTGCGCCGGTGATTTTCGACGCGACGCATAGCGTACAGATGCCAAGCGCTCTTGGCGAAAAAAGCGGTGGTGACGCGAGATTCGTACCATATTTGGCGCGAGCTGCGGCGGCTGCGGGCGTGGACGGATTTTTTTACGAGACGCACGTAAATCCTTGCGAGGCGCTTTGCGACGGGCCGAATATGCTAAATTTGGACGAGCTAGATGCAAATATCGCTCAAATTTTTAAGATAAAAGACGCTCTTGGCGATGTCGAATAAAGGCTTTTTATACGTGATGATCGGTGCGCTGGCCGAGTGCGGCTGGGCGTATGGGCTAAAGCACGCAAGCGGCGGGTTAGAAAATTTAGCCACAGCAGGGCTGGTTTGCGTGAGCTTTTTTATGTTTATGCTCGCATTTAAATACCTGCCTACGAGCGTCGCATATACCGTATTTGTGGGGCTTGGAGCGTTTTTTATCGTGGTCGCCGAAAGCGTTAGCGAATACACCTCAAACGGCCAGGCGCCCGATCCCTTGCGGCTATTTTTCATAGCGACGCTAGTTGCGGGCGTGCTAGGACTAAAAAGGCTAAAATCTTGATACACGTTTTAGCTCTTTTGGCGGCCGGGTGCTGCGAGGTTTCGGGCGTATTTTTTCTAACCAAATTTCAAAAAAGCGTCGGCGTGAAAAAAGCGGCGAATTTTTTGATTTTAACCGCAAATTTCGCCCTTTCGCTCTGGCTTTTGAGCTACGCGATGCAGGCGATGGCGATGTCGGTAGCATACGCGATCTGGACTGGCATCGGAGCGATCGGAGCCGTGCTGGTTGGTGTGGCATTTAACAACGAAAAAGTAAATTTAGAAAAAGCACTCTTTTTATCGCTCATCATCATTAGCGCGGCGATGTTAAAAATCGTATAAGTGCTAAATTTAGAAGCATAAATATCAAGTTAATCTAGCAAGATAAAAACAGATTTTTAAAATATATAAATTCAAAATTTATTTACTTAATATATTCTAAAAAAATAATATCAAAACTGATTTTAAGAAGTTTTTATATTAAATATTATTTTTTACAAAATATTGATTTTTAAATTCAAAATAAATTTATACAAATAGCAATACACTTTCAAACTAGTTTTAAATTCAAGGAGATTTTATGAGAATTTATAGAATTTTATTTGTATCTAGTATGGCGTCCAGCTTTGTCTTTTCATCCCAAGACGTGCTATTAGAAGGTGTTGTAGTAAGTGCAAGTGGTATCTCAACGAAAAAGACAGAGCTTAGCAAAAGCGAGTTAAAAAAGGGTCAAATTTTCTCCGAGCGAGATCTTGTGCGAAACGAAACTGGCGTAACTGTTACAGAAGGCGGTAGAAGCGGAAATAATGGGTATGCCATACGAGGTGTAGATAGCGATAGGGTTTCTTTAAAAATAGACGGAATGGAAGCCGTTGAGAGTTTTATGCCCCGCTCTTACAATATTTTAGGGATATTAAATGGCAACCGAAACAGCACCGAGCTTGAAAACATAAGCAGTGTAGAATTTGTAAAAGGTGCAAATTCATTAAACAAAGGTAGCGGTGCGATCGGTGGTAGCGTTAGTATGCAGACAAAAAATGTTGATGACTTTGTAAGGGATGGACAAAATGTTGGTTTTTATAGCAAAAGCGCATATGCATCAAAAAATAGTGAATTTAGGCAAGTTGCAGGTGCAGGCGTAAAAGCAGGCGGTATCGAAGCACTGTTTCAGCATACGTATAAGCGTGGTAAACAGACAAAGAATTTTTACAGCGGCAAGTTAGATGATGTGCCATTTTGTGGAATGGGAACCAGTGTGGAGGGTTCATATTTAGCAGAAAAGTACCCAGAACTTTGCTCTTTTGGTAGAATTTTGCCTGATGATGTGAGATTTCGCACGCACTCAAATTTGATGAAATTTGGCTATAGGTTTGACTCACATTTTTTAAATACATCCTATGAAGACTTTAGGCAAAACTATTTTACCGAAGAGAAGAGTAATAGCACCGCAACACTTAATAGAAAGCAAACAAGAGATAGCATCCCTTACAAAAGATATGGAATTTACTATGAGTTTGTGCCAGACCATGATGCTTTACTAAGTAATTTAAAGATAAGCTTTTATAAGCAAAGAGTGCAGCAGAGGTCAAATTTCACAAGATATCATGCAAACTATCCAAACGATATGCAATACAACTCAAGTTTTGATCAAAAAGATAGCTATGAATTTTTTCAAGACAAAAAACAGTTCGATATAAGCGGCATGAGTGGTGACATTAATGCAGGTAAAATTTCTCACATCTTGAGTTTTGGTCTTGGCAGACACATCTCTACCTTTAAAAATAAAAATTTACAACTTAGACAAAGTTTTAATACAAAATGGAGCGGTAGTGGTTTTATTGTGGATCCAGCAAATCCTTTTAAGCCGGTTAAAGCAACGGACGTAACATTTGCTCAGCCAGTAAAAAGCACTCTTGAATATGCTTTTCTAGGTGATGATATGGGCTTAAACGAAGCCTTAAGTATAAATTACGGAGTTAGGCTTGATAGATATGTCTATAAACCAGAGCAAGCAAATATTGCCTCTGGTGCAGGATATAAAATGGTGGCTACGCCATATCTTAAAAATAGCAAATTTAAAGCTATTACTTACAATGCAGGAGCTGAATATAATATAAATAACAATGTGAGCATTAACTATGCGTTTAGTACTGGTTTTCGTGCACCAAGAGTCGAGGAGATGTATTTTGATACGCCTAGGGATAGTACAAGATATGTTAGAAATTTAGAGTTAAAACCAGAAAAAGCCTTTAATCATGAGGTAAGTTTATTGTCATCAGGTCAGAGTTATGCATTTGCTCTTAGTGCTTTTTATTCTAAATATAGAGATTTTATTGATACTGATTATGATGTTGGTATTGATGAGATAGAAGAACTTGATTTTGATACATGGGAGCTTGTAAAAAAATACATCAAAAAAAGTCTCGATTTTAAACATGTAAATGTCGGTAGAGCTACCGTCAAAGGCTTGGAGCTAAATTCACGTGTAAATGGGAATGCACTAAATTTAAGTGAAAATTTATATGCAAGCTTAAAGGCGACTTATGCGCGTGGCAAAAAAAATGATGGGACTTCACTTATGGCTATTCAGCCGTTTAC
It includes:
- a CDS encoding DMT family transporter → MSNKGFLYVMIGALAECGWAYGLKHASGGLENLATAGLVCVSFFMFMLAFKYLPTSVAYTVFVGLGAFFIVVAESVSEYTSNGQAPDPLRLFFIATLVAGVLGLKRLKS
- a CDS encoding TonB-dependent hemoglobin/transferrin/lactoferrin family receptor, whose amino-acid sequence is MRIYRILFVSSMASSFVFSSQDVLLEGVVVSASGISTKKTELSKSELKKGQIFSERDLVRNETGVTVTEGGRSGNNGYAIRGVDSDRVSLKIDGMEAVESFMPRSYNILGILNGNRNSTELENISSVEFVKGANSLNKGSGAIGGSVSMQTKNVDDFVRDGQNVGFYSKSAYASKNSEFRQVAGAGVKAGGIEALFQHTYKRGKQTKNFYSGKLDDVPFCGMGTSVEGSYLAEKYPELCSFGRILPDDVRFRTHSNLMKFGYRFDSHFLNTSYEDFRQNYFTEEKSNSTATLNRKQTRDSIPYKRYGIYYEFVPDHDALLSNLKISFYKQRVQQRSNFTRYHANYPNDMQYNSSFDQKDSYEFFQDKKQFDISGMSGDINAGKISHILSFGLGRHISTFKNKNLQLRQSFNTKWSGSGFIVDPANPFKPVKATDVTFAQPVKSTLEYAFLGDDMGLNEALSINYGVRLDRYVYKPEQANIASGAGYKMVATPYLKNSKFKAITYNAGAEYNINNNVSINYAFSTGFRAPRVEEMYFDTPRDSTRYVRNLELKPEKAFNHEVSLLSSGQSYAFALSAFYSKYRDFIDTDYDVGIDEIEELDFDTWELVKKYIKKSLDFKHVNVGRATVKGLELNSRVNGNALNLSENLYASLKATYARGKKNDGTSLMAIQPFTAVAGLGYSDNKFDLLLTSKFVAAKKAKDAVSKIPPNFSQIIVDRDTGKVTGTTQPEAHKFLSKSYFVFDLTMGYKISKNFSINAGVFNIFNKEYSTWENLRQLRYNGNQSYVKFDGTGLERYTAPGRNFSVSFEIRY
- the kdsA gene encoding 3-deoxy-8-phosphooctulonate synthase, which gives rise to MILIAGPCVIESEQLVFDVAKRLVKFNEDKRIDFYFKSSFDKANRTSISSFRGPGLEKGCEILAKVKKEFGFKILTDIHESYQASPVGEVADVLQIPAFLCRQTDLLVAAAKTKAVVNIKKGQFLAASAMKHSVKKVLETRGVSGDGYEVAKQNGVWLTERGSTFGYGNLVVDMRNLVLMREFAPVIFDATHSVQMPSALGEKSGGDARFVPYLARAAAAAGVDGFFYETHVNPCEALCDGPNMLNLDELDANIAQIFKIKDALGDVE
- a CDS encoding DMT family transporter, with the protein product MIHVLALLAAGCCEVSGVFFLTKFQKSVGVKKAANFLILTANFALSLWLLSYAMQAMAMSVAYAIWTGIGAIGAVLVGVAFNNEKVNLEKALFLSLIIISAAMLKIV